In Archangium violaceum, the following are encoded in one genomic region:
- a CDS encoding response regulator encodes MDAARKLPPPQVPESEEAPTSEARSVLVVDDYDDAREMYAEYLEYLGYQVQTARNGQEALESAREHHPDVILMDLSLPVISGWDATRQLKDDARTRDIPVMALTGHVFPSHTERARQAGCDAFVSKPALPDTVADQIRALLQKTGGKSRLR; translated from the coding sequence ATGGACGCCGCCCGCAAGCTTCCCCCGCCCCAAGTCCCCGAGTCCGAAGAGGCTCCCACCTCGGAAGCCCGCAGTGTGCTCGTGGTGGACGACTACGACGACGCCCGGGAGATGTACGCCGAGTACCTCGAGTACCTCGGCTACCAGGTCCAGACCGCCCGCAACGGACAGGAAGCGCTCGAGTCCGCGCGGGAGCACCACCCGGACGTCATCCTCATGGATCTGTCGCTGCCCGTGATCAGCGGGTGGGATGCCACCCGGCAGCTCAAGGACGACGCTCGCACCCGGGACATCCCCGTGATGGCGCTCACCGGCCATGTCTTCCCCTCGCACACGGAGCGAGCCCGGCAGGCGGGTTGTGATGCCTTCGTCTCCAAGCCCGCGCTCCCGGACACGGTGGCCGATCAGATCCGCGCCCTGCTCCAGAAGACGGGGGGCAAATCGCGCCTCCGGTGA
- a CDS encoding peptidase C39 family protein, protein MRSFRTAVIAVLVTLTWVPAALAGQSAFVRWRGSQGDFSSWQRSGVSVAADGALQVDAQTAAAGTDPYAAGAYSGGNFYNGGSFRVGEAISPVMLAGFGFREAIASWEAETPPGTWVETQMRAQISGVWTKWYNLGVWAADGSTVRRHSVNGQSDTNGYVGTDTLVITAKKTAATAFQVKLRLFSADGVALPRVRASAVTLSTSPERSPAVPPGNAAYWNKVNAVPGCSQMVYPDGGEVWCSPTSTSMVLGYWTGDTGACEPRVRAAVSGVYDWIYRGHGNWPFNTAYAASKGFQSHVTRFTSFAQLEPWIAAGVPVILSVAWGSGELTGAPIASTAGHLIVLVGFDAAGNAVVNDPAAASDAAVRRTYLRSELEPLWLKASAGTAYLIYPEGWPVPAL, encoded by the coding sequence ATGCGGAGCTTCAGGACGGCGGTGATCGCGGTACTCGTCACCCTCACGTGGGTGCCGGCGGCGCTGGCGGGCCAGAGTGCGTTCGTGCGCTGGCGGGGAAGCCAGGGTGACTTCTCCTCGTGGCAGCGCAGCGGGGTGAGCGTCGCGGCGGACGGCGCGCTCCAGGTGGATGCGCAGACGGCGGCGGCCGGGACGGATCCCTACGCGGCCGGTGCCTACAGCGGAGGCAACTTCTACAACGGCGGGAGCTTCCGCGTCGGCGAGGCGATCAGCCCGGTGATGCTGGCCGGCTTCGGTTTCCGCGAGGCCATCGCCTCCTGGGAGGCGGAGACGCCCCCGGGCACCTGGGTGGAGACGCAGATGAGGGCGCAGATCTCCGGCGTCTGGACGAAGTGGTACAACCTGGGCGTGTGGGCCGCGGACGGCTCGACGGTGCGGCGCCACTCGGTGAACGGCCAGTCGGATACCAACGGGTACGTGGGCACCGACACCCTGGTCATCACCGCGAAGAAGACGGCGGCGACGGCGTTCCAGGTGAAGCTGCGGCTGTTCAGCGCGGACGGGGTCGCCCTGCCCCGCGTGCGCGCCAGCGCCGTCACGCTGTCCACCTCGCCGGAGCGCAGCCCGGCGGTCCCCCCGGGCAACGCGGCCTACTGGAACAAGGTGAACGCCGTGCCCGGGTGCTCGCAGATGGTGTACCCGGATGGGGGCGAGGTCTGGTGCAGCCCGACCTCCACGTCCATGGTGCTCGGCTACTGGACGGGTGACACCGGGGCCTGCGAGCCGCGGGTGCGCGCGGCGGTCAGCGGCGTGTACGACTGGATCTACCGTGGACACGGCAACTGGCCCTTCAACACGGCGTACGCCGCCTCCAAGGGGTTCCAGTCGCACGTGACGCGCTTCACCAGCTTCGCCCAGCTCGAGCCGTGGATCGCCGCGGGCGTGCCCGTCATCCTCAGCGTCGCCTGGGGGAGCGGGGAGCTGACCGGGGCGCCCATCGCGTCGACGGCGGGCCACCTGATCGTCCTGGTGGGCTTCGACGCCGCGGGCAACGCGGTGGTGAACGATCCAGCCGCCGCGAGCGACGCCGCGGTGCGCCGCACCTACCTGCGCTCCGAGCTCGAGCCGCTGTGGCTGAAGGCCTCCGCCGGCACGGCCTACCTCATCTACCCGGAAGGCTGGCCGGTTCCCGCGCTCTAG
- a CDS encoding M50 family metallopeptidase: MSTESSPFSWNFTLGRIPVVVEPSFWLVTVMFGLIGAGRDWRILVSWVGVVFVSILMHELGHALMAMSLGSKVAAIQLYSMGGLTYHDRALSRWRDVAVSAAGPLTGFLFYGLIVGVNHVVPPRGYMAQVLLAQLEWVNLWWGVINLMPVPPLDGGHIASGVLGPARQRLALWLGVITAGAITALALRLGAFYMAFMFGWMGYGCWQGLSVTKDIKPLKPTKVEEVEPDALARAWKALRAGDESEAARLGHLALSAAKPGPESNAARDLLAWVALAEGNGRAAVSQLEKVDPPQAARPFSLAMAYEATGLPERALPHALAALEKEPTEAVAALALRLLVGARRLDEAERIAREFAWKTPATRDARRADVAVARGEFGAAAALYASAFEAGGRAEDAYQAARYHAHDGQLELATEWLKRALRAGYDDFETLGQEPVLARVRSDPEIAEQLRSRGAA; encoded by the coding sequence ATGAGCACTGAATCCTCTCCCTTCAGCTGGAACTTCACCCTCGGTCGGATCCCGGTCGTGGTCGAGCCGAGCTTCTGGCTGGTGACGGTCATGTTCGGCTTGATCGGAGCGGGCCGGGACTGGCGCATCCTGGTGTCCTGGGTGGGCGTCGTCTTCGTCTCGATCCTGATGCACGAGCTGGGGCACGCGCTCATGGCCATGAGCCTGGGCAGCAAGGTGGCGGCCATCCAGCTCTACTCCATGGGCGGGCTCACCTACCACGACCGGGCGCTCAGCCGCTGGCGGGACGTGGCCGTCTCCGCGGCCGGGCCGCTCACGGGCTTCCTCTTCTACGGACTGATCGTCGGCGTCAACCATGTCGTCCCGCCTCGCGGGTACATGGCCCAGGTCCTCCTCGCCCAGCTCGAGTGGGTGAACCTCTGGTGGGGCGTCATCAACCTGATGCCGGTGCCTCCGCTCGATGGAGGCCACATCGCCAGTGGTGTGCTCGGGCCCGCGCGGCAGCGGCTCGCCCTGTGGCTGGGCGTCATCACCGCGGGAGCGATCACCGCCCTGGCCCTGCGCCTTGGCGCCTTCTACATGGCCTTCATGTTCGGCTGGATGGGCTACGGCTGCTGGCAGGGCCTGTCGGTGACGAAGGACATCAAGCCCCTGAAGCCCACGAAGGTGGAAGAGGTCGAACCGGATGCGCTCGCGCGCGCCTGGAAGGCCCTGCGCGCCGGCGACGAGAGCGAGGCGGCGCGGTTGGGCCACCTGGCCCTGTCGGCGGCGAAGCCCGGTCCGGAGAGCAACGCGGCGAGGGATCTGCTCGCCTGGGTGGCGCTCGCCGAGGGCAATGGCCGCGCCGCCGTGTCGCAGCTGGAGAAGGTGGATCCGCCCCAGGCCGCGCGGCCCTTCAGCCTCGCCATGGCGTACGAGGCCACGGGCCTGCCCGAGCGCGCCCTCCCCCACGCGCTCGCCGCGCTGGAGAAGGAGCCGACGGAGGCGGTGGCCGCGCTCGCGCTGCGGCTGCTGGTGGGCGCGCGGCGGCTGGACGAGGCCGAGCGCATCGCCCGGGAGTTCGCCTGGAAGACGCCGGCCACGCGGGACGCGCGGCGGGCGGACGTGGCGGTGGCCCGGGGTGAGTTCGGCGCGGCGGCGGCGCTCTACGCGAGCGCCTTCGAGGCCGGAGGTCGAGCCGAGGACGCCTACCAGGCGGCCCGCTATCACGCGCACGATGGCCAGCTGGAGCTGGCCACCGAGTGGCTCAAGCGCGCGCTGCGGGCGGGGTACGACGACTTCGAGACGCTCGGCCAGGAGCCCGTGCTGGCCAGGGTGCGGTCCGATCCGGAGATCGCCGAGCAGCTCCGGAGCCGCGGCGCCGCCTGA
- a CDS encoding MlaE family ABC transporter permease: MSSENAQKAEQPTRTPSLIVQAVEDVGRGAIANVEELGNLVTLGANVARWSVRRPFRLQNLFFQLDFVGVGSVLIVLLTGLFTGMVFANQSARAFAMFDAQSLVGPTVALVLTRELAPVFSALMVTMRAGSAMCTELGTMRVTEQVDALETMAVNPIQYLLVPRVLAGLFMVPLLTLLFDTSGILGAYIVSVGTQGVSAGTFISRTQQWLDPVDVFEGLIKGAVFGLGVALICCFKGYNASGGSKGVGKATTEAMVTSALSIFILDFIVGVLLH, translated from the coding sequence GTGTCCTCAGAGAACGCACAGAAGGCGGAACAGCCCACCAGGACCCCCTCCCTGATCGTCCAGGCCGTGGAGGACGTCGGCCGGGGCGCCATCGCGAACGTCGAGGAGCTGGGCAACCTGGTCACGCTCGGGGCCAACGTGGCCCGGTGGAGCGTGCGCCGGCCCTTCCGCCTGCAGAACCTCTTCTTCCAGCTGGACTTCGTGGGGGTGGGCAGCGTCCTCATCGTCCTGCTCACCGGCCTGTTCACTGGCATGGTGTTCGCCAACCAGTCCGCGCGCGCCTTCGCCATGTTCGACGCGCAGAGCCTGGTGGGTCCCACGGTGGCGCTGGTGCTCACGCGCGAGCTCGCCCCGGTGTTCTCCGCGCTGATGGTCACCATGCGCGCCGGCTCCGCCATGTGCACCGAGCTGGGCACCATGCGCGTCACCGAGCAGGTGGACGCCCTGGAGACCATGGCCGTCAACCCCATCCAGTACCTCCTGGTGCCCCGGGTGCTGGCCGGCCTGTTCATGGTGCCCCTGCTCACGCTGCTCTTCGATACCTCGGGCATCCTCGGCGCCTACATCGTGTCGGTGGGGACGCAGGGCGTGTCGGCCGGTACCTTCATCTCCCGCACCCAGCAGTGGTTGGATCCGGTGGACGTCTTCGAGGGGCTCATCAAGGGCGCCGTCTTCGGCCTGGGAGTGGCCCTCATCTGTTGCTTCAAGGGCTACAACGCCTCGGGTGGCTCCAAGGGTGTGGGCAAGGCCACCACAGAGGCCATGGTGACCAGCGCGCTCTCCATCTTCATCCTCGACTTCATCGTCGGGGTGCTCCTGCACTGA
- a CDS encoding ABC transporter ATP-binding protein — MIEIVDLHKSFGDYQVLTGINLCVPEGNTCVILGGSGSGKTVLMKHMIGLLKPDKGQVVIDGEDVVPMGAEELERMRRKFGMVFQAAALFDSMDVFENVAFPLREHSQLSEQEIRKLVREKLDLMGLPKTVEDKFPADLSGGMRKRVGLARAIVMNPKIVLYDEPTTGLDPITTDYVDEMILAAQRELGITSVVISHDIASAFNIADQIAFLSKGIILEQGPPEQVRASRHPTVEVFMQTWFGKND; from the coding sequence ATGATCGAGATCGTCGACCTGCACAAGTCCTTCGGCGATTACCAGGTCCTCACGGGCATCAACCTCTGCGTGCCCGAGGGGAACACCTGCGTCATCCTCGGGGGAAGCGGCTCGGGCAAGACGGTGCTGATGAAGCACATGATCGGCCTGCTCAAGCCGGACAAGGGGCAGGTCGTCATCGACGGCGAGGACGTCGTCCCCATGGGCGCCGAGGAGCTGGAGCGGATGAGGCGCAAGTTCGGCATGGTGTTCCAGGCCGCCGCCCTGTTCGACTCGATGGACGTCTTCGAGAACGTGGCCTTCCCGCTGCGCGAGCACAGCCAGCTGTCCGAGCAGGAGATCCGCAAGCTCGTCCGGGAGAAGCTGGACTTGATGGGCCTGCCGAAGACGGTGGAGGACAAGTTCCCGGCGGACCTGTCCGGCGGCATGCGCAAGCGCGTGGGCCTGGCCCGCGCCATCGTGATGAATCCGAAGATCGTCCTCTATGACGAGCCCACCACGGGGTTGGATCCCATCACCACCGACTACGTGGACGAGATGATCCTCGCGGCCCAGCGGGAGCTGGGCATCACCAGTGTGGTGATCAGCCACGACATCGCCTCGGCCTTCAACATCGCGGACCAGATCGCCTTCCTCAGCAAGGGCATCATCCTGGAGCAGGGACCCCCGGAGCAGGTGCGCGCCTCGCGCCACCCCACCGTGGAGGTCTTCATGCAGACCTGGTTCGGAAAGAATGATTAG
- a CDS encoding MlaD family protein yields the protein MKKLVTPFRVGLLVLVAGGFLFGFILFTRKGGLSKDESIQVYAYFRDASGLGAKSRIQIAGIPVGEVEDVKLEGTRARVTVRVRRDVALHQDAALIKRSESLLGDYLLDLNPGSEVAPPMEEGGEIRKVVDVQGMEAVFASLSQITSDIQQVTGALRDVLGGDKGTGSLERIIASLVRVSESVDLTVRSSAERLDAILRNFEGVSADVRGITADNEESVGHIVHNIEIITRDTREVLSTVQKIVGGSAEGDLKESVSSLKQTMNRLDKTLANLEEITSRVNRGEGAVGALVADKRLGQKISESVEDLSDFSSKLTGLQTEVGLQATYLMGQGASKNSLSVRLAPKPDKYYLLELVDDPRGTTETQYVQSNPPSSGDPVLQTQKITKEGFKFSAQFAKRYYFTTLRFGIIESTGGVGADFHFFKDHLMLRLDAFNFSVDELRYPRLRASLRAQAFDRLFITAGMDDVFNNPVRDSNRRMLGGRDFFFGGGIYFTDDDLKAILPAVPTP from the coding sequence GTGAAGAAGCTCGTCACGCCTTTCCGTGTAGGTCTGCTGGTGCTGGTCGCCGGAGGATTCCTGTTCGGCTTCATCCTGTTCACCCGCAAGGGAGGGCTGAGCAAGGACGAGTCCATCCAGGTGTACGCCTACTTCCGGGACGCCTCGGGCCTGGGCGCCAAGAGCCGCATCCAGATCGCCGGCATCCCCGTGGGCGAGGTGGAGGACGTGAAGCTGGAGGGCACGCGCGCCCGCGTCACCGTGCGCGTGCGCCGCGACGTGGCGCTGCACCAGGACGCCGCCCTCATCAAGCGCTCGGAGTCCCTGCTGGGCGACTACCTGTTGGACCTCAACCCCGGCTCCGAGGTGGCGCCACCGATGGAGGAGGGCGGGGAGATCCGCAAGGTGGTCGACGTGCAGGGCATGGAGGCCGTGTTCGCCTCGCTCAGTCAGATCACCTCCGACATCCAGCAGGTGACGGGGGCGCTGCGCGACGTGCTCGGCGGAGACAAGGGCACGGGCTCGCTCGAGCGCATCATCGCCAGCCTGGTGCGCGTGTCCGAGTCGGTGGACCTCACGGTGCGCAGCAGCGCCGAGCGCCTGGACGCCATCCTGCGCAACTTCGAGGGCGTGAGCGCCGACGTGCGTGGCATCACCGCCGACAACGAGGAGAGCGTCGGTCACATCGTGCACAACATCGAGATCATCACCCGCGACACGCGCGAGGTGCTCTCCACGGTGCAGAAGATCGTCGGCGGCAGCGCGGAAGGGGACCTGAAGGAGAGCGTGTCCAGCCTGAAGCAGACGATGAACCGGCTGGACAAGACGCTGGCCAACCTGGAGGAGATCACCTCCCGGGTGAACCGCGGCGAGGGCGCCGTGGGCGCGCTGGTGGCCGACAAGCGCCTGGGCCAGAAGATCTCCGAGTCCGTGGAGGACCTGTCCGACTTCTCCTCGAAGCTCACCGGGCTCCAGACGGAAGTGGGCCTGCAGGCCACCTATCTGATGGGGCAGGGGGCCTCGAAGAACAGCCTGTCGGTGCGGCTGGCCCCCAAGCCGGACAAGTACTACCTGCTGGAGCTGGTGGACGATCCGCGCGGCACCACCGAGACGCAGTACGTGCAGTCCAACCCGCCGTCCTCGGGCGATCCGGTCCTCCAGACGCAGAAGATCACCAAGGAGGGCTTCAAGTTCAGCGCCCAGTTCGCCAAGCGCTACTACTTCACCACGCTGCGCTTCGGCATCATCGAGTCCACCGGTGGCGTGGGCGCCGACTTCCACTTCTTCAAGGACCACCTGATGTTGAGGCTGGATGCCTTCAACTTCTCGGTGGACGAGCTGCGCTACCCGCGCTTGAGGGCTTCGCTCAGGGCCCAGGCGTTCGACCGGCTCTTCATCACCGCCGGCATGGACGACGTGTTCAACAACCCCGTGCGCGACAGCAACCGGCGCATGCTCGGGGGCCGGGATTTCTTCTTCGGCGGCGGCATCTACTTCACCGACGATGATTTGAAGGCCATCCTTCCCGCCGTCCCCACACCGTGA
- a CDS encoding PfkB family carbohydrate kinase, translated as MSLLVVGSVALDSVETPFGLKEDILGGSATYFSTSASFFTPVKMVAVVGEDFPQAHLDFLKGRGVDLEGITREKGRTFRWKGRYGWQLNEAETLDTQLNVFQSFSPKLPESYRDAQFVFLGNIHPELQSQVVDQVKGPKLVAADTMNFWINGSRPSLLKTLKRVNLLFVNDAEARQLSGEHNIVRAARAILGMGPQRIVVKRGEYGALLFDQEHIFACPALPLADVFDPTGAGDTFAGGFMGTLATAGRVDGEVLRRAMVMGSVMASFTVEKFSLERLREVERNDIRVRFSEFKRLTHFEELGPLDG; from the coding sequence ATGTCTCTTCTCGTCGTTGGCTCGGTCGCGCTGGACTCGGTGGAAACCCCCTTCGGATTGAAGGAGGACATCCTCGGCGGCTCCGCCACCTACTTCTCCACCTCCGCTTCGTTCTTCACGCCCGTGAAGATGGTGGCCGTGGTGGGCGAGGACTTCCCCCAGGCCCACCTGGACTTCCTCAAGGGCCGGGGCGTGGACCTCGAGGGCATCACCCGCGAGAAGGGCCGCACCTTCCGTTGGAAGGGCCGCTACGGCTGGCAGCTCAACGAGGCCGAGACGCTCGACACCCAGCTCAACGTCTTCCAGTCGTTCTCGCCCAAGCTGCCCGAGAGCTACCGCGATGCCCAGTTCGTGTTCCTGGGCAACATCCACCCCGAGCTCCAGTCCCAGGTGGTGGATCAGGTGAAGGGGCCCAAGCTGGTGGCCGCCGACACCATGAACTTCTGGATCAACGGCAGCCGGCCCTCGCTGCTCAAGACGCTCAAGCGCGTCAACCTGCTCTTCGTCAACGACGCCGAGGCCCGCCAGCTCTCCGGTGAGCACAACATCGTGCGCGCCGCCCGCGCCATCCTCGGCATGGGCCCCCAGCGCATCGTGGTCAAGCGCGGCGAGTACGGCGCGCTCCTCTTCGACCAGGAGCACATCTTCGCCTGCCCGGCGCTGCCCCTGGCGGACGTGTTCGACCCCACCGGGGCCGGGGACACCTTCGCCGGTGGCTTCATGGGCACCCTGGCCACCGCCGGCCGCGTGGACGGCGAGGTGCTGCGCCGCGCCATGGTGATGGGCAGCGTCATGGCCTCCTTCACCGTGGAGAAGTTCAGTCTCGAACGTTTGCGCGAGGTGGAGCGCAACGACATCCGCGTCCGATTCTCGGAATTCAAGCGACTCACGCATTTCGAGGAACTGGGGCCACTCGACGGGTAA
- a CDS encoding TIGR02266 family protein: MRTENRKHARITSRLRCWCEAENITLYARVANLSEGGLFLQTNTPLAQGRRTLLKLGGGTVREVMAEATVVWRRPQREQLGPPGMGLKFEGLDAGALTLLQRIISEEQRGFVLGT; this comes from the coding sequence TTGCGGACGGAGAACCGAAAGCACGCTCGTATCACCTCGCGCCTGCGCTGCTGGTGCGAGGCGGAGAACATCACCCTGTACGCGCGGGTGGCGAATCTGAGCGAGGGGGGATTGTTCCTCCAGACGAACACGCCACTGGCCCAGGGCCGGCGGACGTTGCTGAAGCTGGGCGGGGGGACGGTGCGGGAGGTGATGGCCGAGGCGACCGTGGTGTGGCGACGTCCCCAACGGGAGCAGCTGGGCCCCCCTGGCATGGGGTTGAAGTTCGAAGGACTGGATGCTGGCGCGCTGACCCTACTACAGCGCATCATCTCCGAAGAGCAGCGAGGGTTCGTGCTCGGCACCTGA
- a CDS encoding metallophosphoesterase family protein, whose protein sequence is MRIAIISDIHSNIEALTEVLRVAEEQKVDRIVSLGDVVGYGASPNTCCDLVRSVTEVTLLGNHDAAVAGRMDYSYYYDAARHALDWSAGVLSDENMDWLKSLPYTYRIGDVGFSHGSPVEPKAYEYIFALEQARELAPYVEHLPEVTFIGHSHLCKAFAIGNGEVHDVVAQKFGIRRGYKYIISVGSVGQPRDYDNRACFVICDTGARTVEYLRVEYDIESAAQKIFDASLALNFGKRLFLGV, encoded by the coding sequence ATGCGCATCGCGATCATCTCCGACATCCACTCCAACATCGAGGCGTTGACGGAGGTGCTGCGGGTCGCGGAAGAGCAGAAGGTGGATCGAATCGTGTCGCTGGGGGACGTGGTGGGCTATGGGGCCTCGCCCAATACCTGCTGTGACCTGGTGCGCTCGGTGACCGAGGTGACGCTGCTGGGCAACCACGACGCGGCGGTGGCCGGGCGGATGGACTACTCGTACTACTACGACGCCGCCCGCCACGCGCTCGACTGGTCCGCCGGGGTGTTGTCGGACGAGAACATGGATTGGCTGAAGAGCCTCCCGTACACGTACCGGATCGGGGACGTGGGGTTCAGCCATGGCTCGCCGGTGGAGCCCAAGGCGTACGAGTACATCTTCGCGCTGGAGCAGGCGCGGGAGCTGGCGCCGTACGTGGAGCACCTGCCGGAGGTGACGTTCATCGGGCACAGCCATTTGTGCAAGGCGTTCGCCATCGGCAACGGCGAGGTGCACGACGTGGTGGCGCAGAAGTTCGGCATCCGGCGGGGCTACAAGTACATCATCTCGGTGGGCAGCGTGGGGCAGCCGCGGGACTACGACAACCGGGCGTGCTTCGTCATCTGCGACACCGGGGCGCGCACGGTGGAGTACCTCCGGGTGGAGTACGACATCGAGTCGGCGGCGCAGAAGATCTTCGACGCCTCGCTGGCGCTGAACTTCGGTAAGCGCCTGTTCCTCGGGGTGTAG
- a CDS encoding DUF3396 domain-containing protein: MESADETVHRYVKNQFERTVELLSGDSVSGYGFFYWARLPWRTRTRVAEEVSLVSFSWPTEYLEEHGPGKMRELAMELSSPLPFSSGHAGLAFYSPNTFCDSMKGIHEECFRHPGMDVSHGIRELGTRVDGVHWLNFLGQPVLGELGGAAGLRARLHSPGTTVQEMEEQRAVVTLGQWPEAGDLTRGQDLPAYRELARVLEPWLYECPSYYDFDDASHEETLRWWRRFLD, encoded by the coding sequence TTGGAATCAGCCGATGAGACGGTCCATCGCTACGTGAAGAACCAGTTCGAGCGTACCGTTGAGTTGTTGAGCGGCGACTCCGTCAGTGGCTACGGTTTCTTCTACTGGGCCCGCCTGCCTTGGCGCACGCGGACTCGTGTCGCGGAAGAAGTCAGCCTGGTGAGCTTCTCCTGGCCCACGGAGTACCTCGAGGAGCACGGCCCCGGGAAAATGCGCGAGCTGGCCATGGAGCTCTCCTCGCCGCTCCCATTCTCCTCCGGTCACGCGGGCCTGGCCTTCTATTCTCCCAACACCTTCTGTGACTCCATGAAGGGGATTCACGAGGAGTGCTTTCGTCATCCGGGAATGGATGTGTCCCATGGCATCCGGGAACTCGGGACCCGAGTCGATGGGGTGCATTGGCTCAACTTCCTGGGCCAGCCGGTGCTCGGGGAGTTGGGCGGCGCGGCGGGTCTGCGCGCCCGGCTGCATTCCCCCGGGACCACCGTCCAGGAGATGGAGGAGCAACGGGCGGTGGTGACCCTGGGGCAGTGGCCCGAGGCCGGAGACCTGACCCGCGGCCAGGACCTCCCCGCGTACCGTGAGCTCGCGCGTGTGCTGGAGCCCTGGTTGTACGAGTGCCCCAGCTACTACGACTTCGACGACGCCTCCCACGAGGAGACCCTCCGGTGGTGGCGTCGCTTCCTCGACTGA
- the asd gene encoding archaetidylserine decarboxylase (Phosphatidylserine decarboxylase is synthesized as a single chain precursor. Generation of the pyruvoyl active site from a Ser is coupled to cleavage of a Gly-Ser bond between the larger (beta) and smaller (alpha chains). It is an integral membrane protein.) — translation MNEQTFMKLMQILPKSALSTAVGMATRLPVPAPLHRAAIKTFAKAYNVDVAEAEHALEHYPTFAQFFTRGLKAGSRPVDPGAKVVVSPVDGAVSQVGYAEHGRVMQAKGIHYTVGELLGDEKAAEPFHGGAWTTIYLSPRDYHRIHSPLGGKITGYAYIPGEFWPVNPASVKNKQALFCVNERLVTYLDTVAGKCAVVKVGATCVSRIKAAYDEILTHDGKPGKVHRYDTAIPVEKGGELGRFEMGSTVILVFEPGRVKWDEGFQPEAVVRMGRRIGEIP, via the coding sequence ATGAACGAACAGACCTTCATGAAGTTGATGCAGATCCTCCCCAAGTCCGCGCTGTCCACGGCGGTGGGAATGGCCACGCGCCTGCCCGTGCCGGCTCCGTTGCACCGGGCGGCCATCAAGACCTTCGCCAAGGCCTACAACGTCGACGTGGCCGAGGCGGAGCACGCCCTGGAGCACTACCCCACGTTCGCCCAGTTCTTCACCCGCGGGCTCAAGGCCGGCTCCCGTCCGGTCGACCCGGGTGCGAAGGTGGTCGTGTCCCCGGTGGACGGCGCCGTGTCCCAGGTGGGCTACGCCGAGCACGGCCGCGTGATGCAGGCCAAGGGCATCCACTACACGGTGGGCGAGCTGCTCGGTGACGAGAAGGCCGCCGAGCCCTTCCACGGCGGCGCGTGGACCACCATCTACCTGTCCCCGCGCGACTACCACCGCATCCACTCGCCGCTGGGCGGGAAGATCACCGGGTACGCCTACATCCCCGGCGAGTTCTGGCCCGTCAACCCGGCCTCGGTGAAGAACAAGCAGGCGCTCTTCTGCGTCAACGAGCGGCTCGTCACCTACCTGGACACCGTGGCCGGCAAGTGCGCCGTGGTGAAGGTGGGCGCCACGTGCGTGTCGCGCATCAAGGCCGCCTACGACGAGATCCTCACCCACGACGGCAAGCCGGGCAAGGTGCACCGCTACGACACCGCCATCCCCGTGGAGAAGGGTGGCGAGCTGGGCCGCTTCGAGATGGGCTCCACCGTCATCCTCGTGTTCGAGCCGGGCCGCGTGAAGTGGGACGAGGGCTTCCAGCCCGAGGCCGTGGTGCGCATGGGCCGGCGCATTGGAGAGATTCCGTGA